A genomic window from Phocoena sinus isolate mPhoSin1 chromosome 20, mPhoSin1.pri, whole genome shotgun sequence includes:
- the MYO1C gene encoding unconventional myosin-Ic isoform X2, which produces MRYRASALGSDGVRVTMESALTARDRVGVQDFVLLENFTSEAAFIENLRRRFRENLIYTYIGPVLVSVNPYRDLQIYSRQHMERYRGVSFYEVPPHLFAVADTAYRALRTERRDQAVMISGESGAGKTEATKRLLQFYAETCPAPERGGAVRDRLLQSNPVLEAFGNAKTLRNDNSSRFGKYMDVQFDFKGAPVGGHILSYLLEKSRVVHQNHGERNFHIFYQLLEGGEEETLRRLGLERNPQSYLYLVKGQCAKVSSINDKNDWKVVRKALTVIDFTEDEVEDLLSIVASVLHLGNIHFAADEESNAQVTTENQLKYLTRLLGVEGSTLREALTHRKIIAKGEELLSPLNLEQAAYARDALAKAVYSRTFTWLVAKINRSLASKDAESPSWRSTTVLGLLDIYGFEVFQNNSFEQFCINYCNEKLQQLFIELTLKSEQEEYEAEGIAWEPVQYFNNKIICDLVEEKFKGIISILDEECLRPGEATDLTFLEKLEDTVKHHPHFLTHKLADQRTRKSLGRGEFRLLHYAGEVTYNVTGFLDKNNDLLFRNLKEAMCSSENPIMSQCFDRSELSDKKRPETVATQFKMSLLQLVEILKSKEPAYVRCIKPNDAKQPGRFDEVLIRHQVKYLGLMENLRVRRAGFAYRRKYEAFLQRYKSLCPETWPIWAGRPQDGVAVLVRHLGYKPEEYKMGRTKIFIRFPKTLFATEDALEVRRQSLATTIQATWRGFHWRQKFLRVKRSAICIQSWWRGTLGRRKAAKRKWAAQTIRQLIRGFILRHAPRCPENAFFLDHVRTSFLLNLRRQLPRNILDTSWPTPPPALREASELLRELCQKNMVWKYCRSISPEWKQQLQQKAIASEIFKGKKDNYPQSVPRLFISTRLGADEISPKVLQALGSEPIQYAVPVVKYDRKGYKPRSRQLLLTPSAVVIVEDAKVKQRIEYANLTGISVSSLSDSLFVLHVQREDNKQKGDVVLQSDHVIETLTKTALSADRVNNINININQGSITFAGGPGRDGIIDFTTGSELLVTKAKNGHLAVVAPRLNSR; this is translated from the exons GTTCGCGGTGGCTGACACTGCATACCGGGCACTGCGCACGGAGCGCCGGGACCAGGCAGTGATGATCTCTGGGGAAAGCGGGGCAGGCAAGACAGAGGCCACCAAGCGGCTGCTGCAGTTCTATGCTGAGACCTGCCCAGCCCCTGAGCGGGGCGGCGCCGTGCGTGACCGGCTGCTGCAGAGCAACCCCGTGCTGGAG GCCTTCGGAAATGCCAAGACCCTCCGGAACGATAACTCCAGCAGGTTCGGGAAGTACATGGACGTGCAGTTTGACTTCAAG GGAGCCCCTGTGGGTGGCCACATCCTCAGTTACCTCCTGGAGAAGTCCCGGGTGGTGCACCAGAATCACGGGGAGAGGAACTTCCACATCTTCTACCAGCTGCTGGAGGGGGGCGAGGAGGAGACACTGCGCAGGCTGGGCCTGGAACGGAACCCCCAGAGCTACCTGTACCTGGTGAAG GGCCAGTGCGCCAAAGTCTCCTCCATCAACGACAAGAATGATTGGAAGGTTGTCAGGAAGGCTCTGACGGTCATCGACTTCACCGAGGATGAGGTGGAG GACCTGCTGAGCATCGTGGCCAGTGTCCTGCATCTGGGCAACATCCACTTTGCTGCCGACGAAGAGAGCAACGCCCAGGTCACAACCGAGAACCAGCTCAAGTATCTGACCCGG CTCCTTGGTGTGGAAGGCTCAACGTTGCGGGAAGCCCTGACGCACAGGAAGATCATCGCCAAGGGCGAAGAG ctcctgagCCCGCTAAACCTAGAACAGGCTGCCTACGCGCGAGATGCCCTCGCCAAGGCTGTGTACAGTCGCACCTTTACCTGGCTGGTCGCGAAGATCAACAGGTCGCTGGCCTCCAAG GATGCTGAGAGCCCCAGCTGGCGGAGCACCACGGTCCTCGGGCTCCTGGACATTTATGGCTTCGAAGTGTTTCAGAACAACAG CTTTGAGCAGTTCTGCATCAATTACTGCAACGAGAAGCTACAGCAGCTCTTCATTGAGCTCACTCTCAAGTCGGAACAGGAGGAGTATGAGGCAGAGGGCATCGCG TGGGAGCCTGTCCAGTATTTCAACAACAAGATCATCTGTGACCTGGTGGAGGAGAAGTTCAAGGGCATCATCTCCATTTTG GATGAGGAGTGTCTGCGCCCCGGGGAAGCCACGGACCTGACCTTCCTAGAGAAGCTGGAGGACACCGTCAAGCACCATCCACACTTCCTGAC GCACAAGCTGGCTGACCAGCGGACCAGGAAATCTCTGGGCCGCGGGGAGTTCCGCCTGCTGCACTATGCTGGGGAGGTGACCTACAACGTGACCG GGTTTCTGGATAAAAACAATGACCTTCTCTTCCGGAACCTGAAGGAG GCCATGTGCAGCTCGGAAAATCCCATCATGAGCCAGTGCTTCGACCGGAGCGAGCTCAGTGACAAGAAGCGGCCAGAGACG GTGGCCACCCAGTTCAAGATGAGCCTCCTGCAGCTGGTGGAGATCCTGAAGTCTAAGGAGCCCGCCTACGTCCGCTGCATCAAGCCCAATGACGCCAAGCAGCCCG GCCGCTTTGACGAGGTGCTGATCCGGCACCAGGTGAAGTACCTGGGGCTGATGGAGAACCTGCGCGTGCGCAGAGCCGGCTTTGCCTATCGCCGCAAATACGAGGctttcctgcagag GTACAAGTCACTGTGCCCAGAGACATGGCCCATATGGGCAGGACGGCCCCAGGATGGGGTGGCTGTGCTGGTCAGACACCTCGGCTACAAGCCGGAAGAGTACAAGATGGGCAG GACCAAGATCTTCATCCGCTTCCCCAAGACCCTGTTTGCCACAGAGGACGCCTTGGAGGTCCGGCGGCAGAGCCTGG CCACGACGATCCAGGCCACCTGGAGGGGCTTTCACTGGCGGCAGAAATTCCTCCGGGTGAAGCGATCAG CCATCTGCATCCAGTCGTGGTGGCGAGGAACCCTGGGCCGGAGGAAGGCAGCCAAGAGGAAGTGGGCAGCACAGACCATCCGGCA GCTCATCCGCGGCTTCATTCTGCGCCACGCACCCCGTTGCCCCGAGAACGCCTTCTTCCTGGATCACGTGCGCACCTCTTTTTTGCTCAACTTGCGGCGGCAGCTGCCCCGGAATATCCTGGACACTTCCTGGCCCACGCCGCCACCTGCCCTGCGTGAG GCCTCGGAACTGCTGCGGGAGCTGTGCCAGAAGAATATGGTGTGGAAGTACTGCCGGAGCATCAGCCCTGAGTGGAAGCAGCAG CTGCAGCAGAAAGCCATTGCTAGTGAGATCTTCAAGGGCAAGAAGGACAATTACCCGCAGAGCGTCCCCAGGCTCTTCATTAGCACGCGGCTTG GTGCAGATGAGATCAGCCCCAAAGTGCTGCAGGCCCTGGGCTCTGAGCCCATCCAG TACGCAGTGCCCGTCGTGAAATATGACCGCAAGGGCTACAAGCCCCGCTCCCGGCAGCTGCTGCTGACGCCCAGCGCCGTGGTCATTGTGGAGGACGCCAAAGTCAAGCAGAGGATTGAGTACGCCAACCTGACCG GAATCTCCGTCAGCAGCCTGAGCGACAGCCTCTTTGTGCTCCACGTGCAGCGTGAGGACAATAAGCAGAAG GGGGACGTGGTGCTGCAGAGTGACCATGTGATTGAGACACTGACCAAGACAGCCCTCAGCGCCGACCGCGTGAATAACATCAACATCAACATCAACCAGGGCAG CATCACGTTCGCAGGGGGTCCCGGCAGGGATGGCATCATCGACTTCACGACCGGCTCGGAGCTGCTCGTCACCAAGGCCAAGAATGGGCACCTGgctgtg GTGGCCCCACGGCTGAACTCTCGGTGA
- the MYO1C gene encoding unconventional myosin-Ic isoform X4 yields MESALTARDRVGVQDFVLLENFTSEAAFIENLRRRFRENLIYTYIGPVLVSVNPYRDLQIYSRQHMERYRGVSFYEVPPHLFAVADTAYRALRTERRDQAVMISGESGAGKTEATKRLLQFYAETCPAPERGGAVRDRLLQSNPVLEAFGNAKTLRNDNSSRFGKYMDVQFDFKGAPVGGHILSYLLEKSRVVHQNHGERNFHIFYQLLEGGEEETLRRLGLERNPQSYLYLVKGQCAKVSSINDKNDWKVVRKALTVIDFTEDEVEDLLSIVASVLHLGNIHFAADEESNAQVTTENQLKYLTRLLGVEGSTLREALTHRKIIAKGEELLSPLNLEQAAYARDALAKAVYSRTFTWLVAKINRSLASKDAESPSWRSTTVLGLLDIYGFEVFQNNSFEQFCINYCNEKLQQLFIELTLKSEQEEYEAEGIAWEPVQYFNNKIICDLVEEKFKGIISILDEECLRPGEATDLTFLEKLEDTVKHHPHFLTHKLADQRTRKSLGRGEFRLLHYAGEVTYNVTGFLDKNNDLLFRNLKEAMCSSENPIMSQCFDRSELSDKKRPETVATQFKMSLLQLVEILKSKEPAYVRCIKPNDAKQPGRFDEVLIRHQVKYLGLMENLRVRRAGFAYRRKYEAFLQRYKSLCPETWPIWAGRPQDGVAVLVRHLGYKPEEYKMGRTKIFIRFPKTLFATEDALEVRRQSLATTIQATWRGFHWRQKFLRVKRSAICIQSWWRGTLGRRKAAKRKLIRGFILRHAPRCPENAFFLDHVRTSFLLNLRRQLPRNILDTSWPTPPPALREASELLRELCQKNMVWKYCRSISPEWKQQLQQKAIASEIFKGKKDNYPQSVPRLFISTRLGADEISPKVLQALGSEPIQYAVPVVKYDRKGYKPRSRQLLLTPSAVVIVEDAKVKQRIEYANLTGISVSSLSDSLFVLHVQREDNKQKGDVVLQSDHVIETLTKTALSADRVNNINININQGSITFAGGPGRDGIIDFTTGSELLVTKAKNGHLAVVAPRLNSR; encoded by the exons GTTCGCGGTGGCTGACACTGCATACCGGGCACTGCGCACGGAGCGCCGGGACCAGGCAGTGATGATCTCTGGGGAAAGCGGGGCAGGCAAGACAGAGGCCACCAAGCGGCTGCTGCAGTTCTATGCTGAGACCTGCCCAGCCCCTGAGCGGGGCGGCGCCGTGCGTGACCGGCTGCTGCAGAGCAACCCCGTGCTGGAG GCCTTCGGAAATGCCAAGACCCTCCGGAACGATAACTCCAGCAGGTTCGGGAAGTACATGGACGTGCAGTTTGACTTCAAG GGAGCCCCTGTGGGTGGCCACATCCTCAGTTACCTCCTGGAGAAGTCCCGGGTGGTGCACCAGAATCACGGGGAGAGGAACTTCCACATCTTCTACCAGCTGCTGGAGGGGGGCGAGGAGGAGACACTGCGCAGGCTGGGCCTGGAACGGAACCCCCAGAGCTACCTGTACCTGGTGAAG GGCCAGTGCGCCAAAGTCTCCTCCATCAACGACAAGAATGATTGGAAGGTTGTCAGGAAGGCTCTGACGGTCATCGACTTCACCGAGGATGAGGTGGAG GACCTGCTGAGCATCGTGGCCAGTGTCCTGCATCTGGGCAACATCCACTTTGCTGCCGACGAAGAGAGCAACGCCCAGGTCACAACCGAGAACCAGCTCAAGTATCTGACCCGG CTCCTTGGTGTGGAAGGCTCAACGTTGCGGGAAGCCCTGACGCACAGGAAGATCATCGCCAAGGGCGAAGAG ctcctgagCCCGCTAAACCTAGAACAGGCTGCCTACGCGCGAGATGCCCTCGCCAAGGCTGTGTACAGTCGCACCTTTACCTGGCTGGTCGCGAAGATCAACAGGTCGCTGGCCTCCAAG GATGCTGAGAGCCCCAGCTGGCGGAGCACCACGGTCCTCGGGCTCCTGGACATTTATGGCTTCGAAGTGTTTCAGAACAACAG CTTTGAGCAGTTCTGCATCAATTACTGCAACGAGAAGCTACAGCAGCTCTTCATTGAGCTCACTCTCAAGTCGGAACAGGAGGAGTATGAGGCAGAGGGCATCGCG TGGGAGCCTGTCCAGTATTTCAACAACAAGATCATCTGTGACCTGGTGGAGGAGAAGTTCAAGGGCATCATCTCCATTTTG GATGAGGAGTGTCTGCGCCCCGGGGAAGCCACGGACCTGACCTTCCTAGAGAAGCTGGAGGACACCGTCAAGCACCATCCACACTTCCTGAC GCACAAGCTGGCTGACCAGCGGACCAGGAAATCTCTGGGCCGCGGGGAGTTCCGCCTGCTGCACTATGCTGGGGAGGTGACCTACAACGTGACCG GGTTTCTGGATAAAAACAATGACCTTCTCTTCCGGAACCTGAAGGAG GCCATGTGCAGCTCGGAAAATCCCATCATGAGCCAGTGCTTCGACCGGAGCGAGCTCAGTGACAAGAAGCGGCCAGAGACG GTGGCCACCCAGTTCAAGATGAGCCTCCTGCAGCTGGTGGAGATCCTGAAGTCTAAGGAGCCCGCCTACGTCCGCTGCATCAAGCCCAATGACGCCAAGCAGCCCG GCCGCTTTGACGAGGTGCTGATCCGGCACCAGGTGAAGTACCTGGGGCTGATGGAGAACCTGCGCGTGCGCAGAGCCGGCTTTGCCTATCGCCGCAAATACGAGGctttcctgcagag GTACAAGTCACTGTGCCCAGAGACATGGCCCATATGGGCAGGACGGCCCCAGGATGGGGTGGCTGTGCTGGTCAGACACCTCGGCTACAAGCCGGAAGAGTACAAGATGGGCAG GACCAAGATCTTCATCCGCTTCCCCAAGACCCTGTTTGCCACAGAGGACGCCTTGGAGGTCCGGCGGCAGAGCCTGG CCACGACGATCCAGGCCACCTGGAGGGGCTTTCACTGGCGGCAGAAATTCCTCCGGGTGAAGCGATCAG CCATCTGCATCCAGTCGTGGTGGCGAGGAACCCTGGGCCGGAGGAAGGCAGCCAAGAGGAA GCTCATCCGCGGCTTCATTCTGCGCCACGCACCCCGTTGCCCCGAGAACGCCTTCTTCCTGGATCACGTGCGCACCTCTTTTTTGCTCAACTTGCGGCGGCAGCTGCCCCGGAATATCCTGGACACTTCCTGGCCCACGCCGCCACCTGCCCTGCGTGAG GCCTCGGAACTGCTGCGGGAGCTGTGCCAGAAGAATATGGTGTGGAAGTACTGCCGGAGCATCAGCCCTGAGTGGAAGCAGCAG CTGCAGCAGAAAGCCATTGCTAGTGAGATCTTCAAGGGCAAGAAGGACAATTACCCGCAGAGCGTCCCCAGGCTCTTCATTAGCACGCGGCTTG GTGCAGATGAGATCAGCCCCAAAGTGCTGCAGGCCCTGGGCTCTGAGCCCATCCAG TACGCAGTGCCCGTCGTGAAATATGACCGCAAGGGCTACAAGCCCCGCTCCCGGCAGCTGCTGCTGACGCCCAGCGCCGTGGTCATTGTGGAGGACGCCAAAGTCAAGCAGAGGATTGAGTACGCCAACCTGACCG GAATCTCCGTCAGCAGCCTGAGCGACAGCCTCTTTGTGCTCCACGTGCAGCGTGAGGACAATAAGCAGAAG GGGGACGTGGTGCTGCAGAGTGACCATGTGATTGAGACACTGACCAAGACAGCCCTCAGCGCCGACCGCGTGAATAACATCAACATCAACATCAACCAGGGCAG CATCACGTTCGCAGGGGGTCCCGGCAGGGATGGCATCATCGACTTCACGACCGGCTCGGAGCTGCTCGTCACCAAGGCCAAGAATGGGCACCTGgctgtg GTGGCCCCACGGCTGAACTCTCGGTGA
- the MYO1C gene encoding unconventional myosin-Ic isoform X3, whose amino-acid sequence MESALTARDRVGVQDFVLLENFTSEAAFIENLRRRFRENLIYTYIGPVLVSVNPYRDLQIYSRQHMERYRGVSFYEVPPHLFAVADTAYRALRTERRDQAVMISGESGAGKTEATKRLLQFYAETCPAPERGGAVRDRLLQSNPVLEAFGNAKTLRNDNSSRFGKYMDVQFDFKGAPVGGHILSYLLEKSRVVHQNHGERNFHIFYQLLEGGEEETLRRLGLERNPQSYLYLVKGQCAKVSSINDKNDWKVVRKALTVIDFTEDEVEDLLSIVASVLHLGNIHFAADEESNAQVTTENQLKYLTRLLGVEGSTLREALTHRKIIAKGEELLSPLNLEQAAYARDALAKAVYSRTFTWLVAKINRSLASKDAESPSWRSTTVLGLLDIYGFEVFQNNSFEQFCINYCNEKLQQLFIELTLKSEQEEYEAEGIAWEPVQYFNNKIICDLVEEKFKGIISILDEECLRPGEATDLTFLEKLEDTVKHHPHFLTHKLADQRTRKSLGRGEFRLLHYAGEVTYNVTGFLDKNNDLLFRNLKEAMCSSENPIMSQCFDRSELSDKKRPETVATQFKMSLLQLVEILKSKEPAYVRCIKPNDAKQPGRFDEVLIRHQVKYLGLMENLRVRRAGFAYRRKYEAFLQRYKSLCPETWPIWAGRPQDGVAVLVRHLGYKPEEYKMGRTKIFIRFPKTLFATEDALEVRRQSLATTIQATWRGFHWRQKFLRVKRSAICIQSWWRGTLGRRKAAKRKWAAQTIRQLIRGFILRHAPRCPENAFFLDHVRTSFLLNLRRQLPRNILDTSWPTPPPALREASELLRELCQKNMVWKYCRSISPEWKQQLQQKAIASEIFKGKKDNYPQSVPRLFISTRLGADEISPKVLQALGSEPIQYAVPVVKYDRKGYKPRSRQLLLTPSAVVIVEDAKVKQRIEYANLTGISVSSLSDSLFVLHVQREDNKQKGDVVLQSDHVIETLTKTALSADRVNNINININQGSITFAGGPGRDGIIDFTTGSELLVTKAKNGHLAVVAPRLNSR is encoded by the exons GTTCGCGGTGGCTGACACTGCATACCGGGCACTGCGCACGGAGCGCCGGGACCAGGCAGTGATGATCTCTGGGGAAAGCGGGGCAGGCAAGACAGAGGCCACCAAGCGGCTGCTGCAGTTCTATGCTGAGACCTGCCCAGCCCCTGAGCGGGGCGGCGCCGTGCGTGACCGGCTGCTGCAGAGCAACCCCGTGCTGGAG GCCTTCGGAAATGCCAAGACCCTCCGGAACGATAACTCCAGCAGGTTCGGGAAGTACATGGACGTGCAGTTTGACTTCAAG GGAGCCCCTGTGGGTGGCCACATCCTCAGTTACCTCCTGGAGAAGTCCCGGGTGGTGCACCAGAATCACGGGGAGAGGAACTTCCACATCTTCTACCAGCTGCTGGAGGGGGGCGAGGAGGAGACACTGCGCAGGCTGGGCCTGGAACGGAACCCCCAGAGCTACCTGTACCTGGTGAAG GGCCAGTGCGCCAAAGTCTCCTCCATCAACGACAAGAATGATTGGAAGGTTGTCAGGAAGGCTCTGACGGTCATCGACTTCACCGAGGATGAGGTGGAG GACCTGCTGAGCATCGTGGCCAGTGTCCTGCATCTGGGCAACATCCACTTTGCTGCCGACGAAGAGAGCAACGCCCAGGTCACAACCGAGAACCAGCTCAAGTATCTGACCCGG CTCCTTGGTGTGGAAGGCTCAACGTTGCGGGAAGCCCTGACGCACAGGAAGATCATCGCCAAGGGCGAAGAG ctcctgagCCCGCTAAACCTAGAACAGGCTGCCTACGCGCGAGATGCCCTCGCCAAGGCTGTGTACAGTCGCACCTTTACCTGGCTGGTCGCGAAGATCAACAGGTCGCTGGCCTCCAAG GATGCTGAGAGCCCCAGCTGGCGGAGCACCACGGTCCTCGGGCTCCTGGACATTTATGGCTTCGAAGTGTTTCAGAACAACAG CTTTGAGCAGTTCTGCATCAATTACTGCAACGAGAAGCTACAGCAGCTCTTCATTGAGCTCACTCTCAAGTCGGAACAGGAGGAGTATGAGGCAGAGGGCATCGCG TGGGAGCCTGTCCAGTATTTCAACAACAAGATCATCTGTGACCTGGTGGAGGAGAAGTTCAAGGGCATCATCTCCATTTTG GATGAGGAGTGTCTGCGCCCCGGGGAAGCCACGGACCTGACCTTCCTAGAGAAGCTGGAGGACACCGTCAAGCACCATCCACACTTCCTGAC GCACAAGCTGGCTGACCAGCGGACCAGGAAATCTCTGGGCCGCGGGGAGTTCCGCCTGCTGCACTATGCTGGGGAGGTGACCTACAACGTGACCG GGTTTCTGGATAAAAACAATGACCTTCTCTTCCGGAACCTGAAGGAG GCCATGTGCAGCTCGGAAAATCCCATCATGAGCCAGTGCTTCGACCGGAGCGAGCTCAGTGACAAGAAGCGGCCAGAGACG GTGGCCACCCAGTTCAAGATGAGCCTCCTGCAGCTGGTGGAGATCCTGAAGTCTAAGGAGCCCGCCTACGTCCGCTGCATCAAGCCCAATGACGCCAAGCAGCCCG GCCGCTTTGACGAGGTGCTGATCCGGCACCAGGTGAAGTACCTGGGGCTGATGGAGAACCTGCGCGTGCGCAGAGCCGGCTTTGCCTATCGCCGCAAATACGAGGctttcctgcagag GTACAAGTCACTGTGCCCAGAGACATGGCCCATATGGGCAGGACGGCCCCAGGATGGGGTGGCTGTGCTGGTCAGACACCTCGGCTACAAGCCGGAAGAGTACAAGATGGGCAG GACCAAGATCTTCATCCGCTTCCCCAAGACCCTGTTTGCCACAGAGGACGCCTTGGAGGTCCGGCGGCAGAGCCTGG CCACGACGATCCAGGCCACCTGGAGGGGCTTTCACTGGCGGCAGAAATTCCTCCGGGTGAAGCGATCAG CCATCTGCATCCAGTCGTGGTGGCGAGGAACCCTGGGCCGGAGGAAGGCAGCCAAGAGGAAGTGGGCAGCACAGACCATCCGGCA GCTCATCCGCGGCTTCATTCTGCGCCACGCACCCCGTTGCCCCGAGAACGCCTTCTTCCTGGATCACGTGCGCACCTCTTTTTTGCTCAACTTGCGGCGGCAGCTGCCCCGGAATATCCTGGACACTTCCTGGCCCACGCCGCCACCTGCCCTGCGTGAG GCCTCGGAACTGCTGCGGGAGCTGTGCCAGAAGAATATGGTGTGGAAGTACTGCCGGAGCATCAGCCCTGAGTGGAAGCAGCAG CTGCAGCAGAAAGCCATTGCTAGTGAGATCTTCAAGGGCAAGAAGGACAATTACCCGCAGAGCGTCCCCAGGCTCTTCATTAGCACGCGGCTTG GTGCAGATGAGATCAGCCCCAAAGTGCTGCAGGCCCTGGGCTCTGAGCCCATCCAG TACGCAGTGCCCGTCGTGAAATATGACCGCAAGGGCTACAAGCCCCGCTCCCGGCAGCTGCTGCTGACGCCCAGCGCCGTGGTCATTGTGGAGGACGCCAAAGTCAAGCAGAGGATTGAGTACGCCAACCTGACCG GAATCTCCGTCAGCAGCCTGAGCGACAGCCTCTTTGTGCTCCACGTGCAGCGTGAGGACAATAAGCAGAAG GGGGACGTGGTGCTGCAGAGTGACCATGTGATTGAGACACTGACCAAGACAGCCCTCAGCGCCGACCGCGTGAATAACATCAACATCAACATCAACCAGGGCAG CATCACGTTCGCAGGGGGTCCCGGCAGGGATGGCATCATCGACTTCACGACCGGCTCGGAGCTGCTCGTCACCAAGGCCAAGAATGGGCACCTGgctgtg GTGGCCCCACGGCTGAACTCTCGGTGA